A stretch of Henckelia pumila isolate YLH828 chromosome 4, ASM3356847v2, whole genome shotgun sequence DNA encodes these proteins:
- the LOC140865259 gene encoding uncharacterized protein isoform X4, with product MIVPLLLGELYTAACSPTDPTLVATGGGDDKGFLWKIKVDCTFASEGHPYHAEGLTCLTINSDSSLVLTGSNDGSVHIVNISTGKVLLLCFLSFQLSMPLICVGVVSLLTKLAVFWVILLIDLATFNPQVVSSLSAHSESLDCAAFYVRGGYPMAATGGMDNKLIIWDLQHSSPRCTCDHEDGVICFLWLAGSRQCHRLRRWGKFECGTFSLETMQNILL from the exons ATGATTGTTCCTTTGCTTCTAGGTGAACTATACACTGCTGCATGCAGTCCAACGGATCCTACATTGGTTGCTACTGGTGGTGGCGATGATAAAGGATTTTTATGGAAGATCAAAGTAGATTGCACTTTTGCATCAGAAG GTCATCCTTATCATGCTGAAGGACTCACATGCTTGACGATCAACTCTGACTCTAGTCTTGTGCTCACTGGTTCAAACGATGGTTCGGTTCATATTGTCAACATATCAACTGGGAAGGTGCTTTTgctttgttttctttcttttcagcTTTCTATGCCACTAATATGCGTTGGAGTGGTTTCACTTCTGACAAAATTGGCAGTTTTTTGGGTGATTTTATTGATTGATCTCGCCACTTTTAATCCTCAAGTGGTAAGTTCTTTAAGTGCTCATTCCGAATCACTCGACTGTGCAGCTTTTTATGTAAG AGGAGGCTATCCAATGGCTGCGACAGGAGGAATGGATAATAAGCTTATAATCTGGGATCTACAGCATTCATCTCCTAGATGCACATGTGACCACGAG GATGGAGTCATTTGTTTCCTCTGGCTAGCTGGTTCTAGACAGTGCCACAGGCTGCGTCGATGGGGAAAGTTCGAATGTGGGACATTCTCTCTGGAGACTAtgcaaaatattcttttgtAG
- the LOC140865259 gene encoding uncharacterized protein isoform X3, translating into MHLLQSTVKVKEKRFFRMKAISLTSMMLMKKNFQMCVMKEALMEKKVPMIVPLLLGELYTAACSPTDPTLVATGGGDDKGFLWKIKVDCTFASEGHPYHAEGLTCLTINSDSSLVLTGSNDGSVHIVNISTGKVLLLCFLSFQLSMPLICVGVVSLLTKLAVFWVILLIDLATFNPQVVSSLSAHSESLDCAAFYVRGGYPMAATGGMDNKLIIWDLQHSSPRCTCDHEDGVICFLWLAGSRQCHRLRRWGKFECGTFSLETMQNILL; encoded by the exons ATGCACCTTCTCCAGTCCACGGTGAAGGTTAAGGAGAAGAGGtttttccggatgaaagcgATATCATTAACGAGTATGATGTTGATGAAGAAG AACTTCCAGATGTGTGTGATGAAGGAGGCTCTGATGGAGAAGAAGGTTCCG ATGATTGTTCCTTTGCTTCTAGGTGAACTATACACTGCTGCATGCAGTCCAACGGATCCTACATTGGTTGCTACTGGTGGTGGCGATGATAAAGGATTTTTATGGAAGATCAAAGTAGATTGCACTTTTGCATCAGAAG GTCATCCTTATCATGCTGAAGGACTCACATGCTTGACGATCAACTCTGACTCTAGTCTTGTGCTCACTGGTTCAAACGATGGTTCGGTTCATATTGTCAACATATCAACTGGGAAGGTGCTTTTgctttgttttctttcttttcagcTTTCTATGCCACTAATATGCGTTGGAGTGGTTTCACTTCTGACAAAATTGGCAGTTTTTTGGGTGATTTTATTGATTGATCTCGCCACTTTTAATCCTCAAGTGGTAAGTTCTTTAAGTGCTCATTCCGAATCACTCGACTGTGCAGCTTTTTATGTAAG AGGAGGCTATCCAATGGCTGCGACAGGAGGAATGGATAATAAGCTTATAATCTGGGATCTACAGCATTCATCTCCTAGATGCACATGTGACCACGAG GATGGAGTCATTTGTTTCCTCTGGCTAGCTGGTTCTAGACAGTGCCACAGGCTGCGTCGATGGGGAAAGTTCGAATGTGGGACATTCTCTCTGGAGACTAtgcaaaatattcttttgtAG
- the LOC140865259 gene encoding uncharacterized protein isoform X2: MKENTRYIRTDCVFPTYNVNSMILFQALRVGKYNRKNSSGVSIHLMLSMIQYTYLLVTGELYTAACSPTDPTLVATGGGDDKGFLWKIKVDCTFASEGHPYHAEGLTCLTINSDSSLVLTGSNDGSVHIVNISTGKVLLLCFLSFQLSMPLICVGVVSLLTKLAVFWVILLIDLATFNPQVVSSLSAHSESLDCAAFYVRGGYPMAATGGMDNKLIIWDLQHSSPRCTCDHEDGVICFLWLAGSRQCHRLRRWGKFECGTFSLETMQNILL; encoded by the exons ATGAAAGAGAACACTAGGTACATACGGACGGACTGTGTCTTTCCTACCTACAATGTCAATTCAATGATTCTGTTTCAAGCACTCAGAGTAGGAAAATATAATCGTAAAAATTCTAGTGGAGTATCAATTCATTTG ATGTTGTCGATGATTCAATACACATATTTACTGGTCACAG GTGAACTATACACTGCTGCATGCAGTCCAACGGATCCTACATTGGTTGCTACTGGTGGTGGCGATGATAAAGGATTTTTATGGAAGATCAAAGTAGATTGCACTTTTGCATCAGAAG GTCATCCTTATCATGCTGAAGGACTCACATGCTTGACGATCAACTCTGACTCTAGTCTTGTGCTCACTGGTTCAAACGATGGTTCGGTTCATATTGTCAACATATCAACTGGGAAGGTGCTTTTgctttgttttctttcttttcagcTTTCTATGCCACTAATATGCGTTGGAGTGGTTTCACTTCTGACAAAATTGGCAGTTTTTTGGGTGATTTTATTGATTGATCTCGCCACTTTTAATCCTCAAGTGGTAAGTTCTTTAAGTGCTCATTCCGAATCACTCGACTGTGCAGCTTTTTATGTAAG AGGAGGCTATCCAATGGCTGCGACAGGAGGAATGGATAATAAGCTTATAATCTGGGATCTACAGCATTCATCTCCTAGATGCACATGTGACCACGAG GATGGAGTCATTTGTTTCCTCTGGCTAGCTGGTTCTAGACAGTGCCACAGGCTGCGTCGATGGGGAAAGTTCGAATGTGGGACATTCTCTCTGGAGACTAtgcaaaatattcttttgtAG
- the LOC140865259 gene encoding uncharacterized protein isoform X5, with translation MHLLQSTVKVKEKRFFRMKAISLTSMMLMKKNFQMCVMKEALMEKKVPMLSMIQYTYLLVTGELYTAACSPTDPTLVATGGGDDKGFLWKIKVDCTFASEGHPYHAEGLTCLTINSDSSLVLTGSNDGSVHIVNISTGKVLLLCFLSFQLSMPLICVGVVSLLTKLAVFWVILLIDLATFNPQVYSEEAIQWLRQEEWIISL, from the exons ATGCACCTTCTCCAGTCCACGGTGAAGGTTAAGGAGAAGAGGtttttccggatgaaagcgATATCATTAACGAGTATGATGTTGATGAAGAAG AACTTCCAGATGTGTGTGATGAAGGAGGCTCTGATGGAGAAGAAGGTTCCG ATGTTGTCGATGATTCAATACACATATTTACTGGTCACAG GTGAACTATACACTGCTGCATGCAGTCCAACGGATCCTACATTGGTTGCTACTGGTGGTGGCGATGATAAAGGATTTTTATGGAAGATCAAAGTAGATTGCACTTTTGCATCAGAAG GTCATCCTTATCATGCTGAAGGACTCACATGCTTGACGATCAACTCTGACTCTAGTCTTGTGCTCACTGGTTCAAACGATGGTTCGGTTCATATTGTCAACATATCAACTGGGAAGGTGCTTTTgctttgttttctttcttttcagcTTTCTATGCCACTAATATGCGTTGGAGTGGTTTCACTTCTGACAAAATTGGCAGTTTTTTGGGTGATTTTATTGATTGATCTCGCCACTTTTAATCCTCAAGTG TACTCAGAGGAGGCTATCCAATGGCTGCGACAGGAGGAATGGATAATAAGCTTATAA
- the LOC140865259 gene encoding uncharacterized protein isoform X1: MHLLQSTVKVKEKRFFRMKAISLTSMMLMKKNFQMCVMKEALMEKKVPMLSMIQYTYLLVTGELYTAACSPTDPTLVATGGGDDKGFLWKIKVDCTFASEGHPYHAEGLTCLTINSDSSLVLTGSNDGSVHIVNISTGKVLLLCFLSFQLSMPLICVGVVSLLTKLAVFWVILLIDLATFNPQVVSSLSAHSESLDCAAFYVRGGYPMAATGGMDNKLIIWDLQHSSPRCTCDHEDGVICFLWLAGSRQCHRLRRWGKFECGTFSLETMQNILL, from the exons ATGCACCTTCTCCAGTCCACGGTGAAGGTTAAGGAGAAGAGGtttttccggatgaaagcgATATCATTAACGAGTATGATGTTGATGAAGAAG AACTTCCAGATGTGTGTGATGAAGGAGGCTCTGATGGAGAAGAAGGTTCCG ATGTTGTCGATGATTCAATACACATATTTACTGGTCACAG GTGAACTATACACTGCTGCATGCAGTCCAACGGATCCTACATTGGTTGCTACTGGTGGTGGCGATGATAAAGGATTTTTATGGAAGATCAAAGTAGATTGCACTTTTGCATCAGAAG GTCATCCTTATCATGCTGAAGGACTCACATGCTTGACGATCAACTCTGACTCTAGTCTTGTGCTCACTGGTTCAAACGATGGTTCGGTTCATATTGTCAACATATCAACTGGGAAGGTGCTTTTgctttgttttctttcttttcagcTTTCTATGCCACTAATATGCGTTGGAGTGGTTTCACTTCTGACAAAATTGGCAGTTTTTTGGGTGATTTTATTGATTGATCTCGCCACTTTTAATCCTCAAGTGGTAAGTTCTTTAAGTGCTCATTCCGAATCACTCGACTGTGCAGCTTTTTATGTAAG AGGAGGCTATCCAATGGCTGCGACAGGAGGAATGGATAATAAGCTTATAATCTGGGATCTACAGCATTCATCTCCTAGATGCACATGTGACCACGAG GATGGAGTCATTTGTTTCCTCTGGCTAGCTGGTTCTAGACAGTGCCACAGGCTGCGTCGATGGGGAAAGTTCGAATGTGGGACATTCTCTCTGGAGACTAtgcaaaatattcttttgtAG
- the LOC140865259 gene encoding uncharacterized protein isoform X6, which produces MHLLQSTVKVKEKRFFRMKAISLTSMMLMKKNFQMCVMKEALMEKKVPMLSMIQYTYLLVTGELYTAACSPTDPTLVATGGGDDKGFLWKIKVDCTFASEGHPYHAEGLTCLTINSDSSLVLTGSNDGSVHIVNISTGKYSEEAIQWLRQEEWIISL; this is translated from the exons ATGCACCTTCTCCAGTCCACGGTGAAGGTTAAGGAGAAGAGGtttttccggatgaaagcgATATCATTAACGAGTATGATGTTGATGAAGAAG AACTTCCAGATGTGTGTGATGAAGGAGGCTCTGATGGAGAAGAAGGTTCCG ATGTTGTCGATGATTCAATACACATATTTACTGGTCACAG GTGAACTATACACTGCTGCATGCAGTCCAACGGATCCTACATTGGTTGCTACTGGTGGTGGCGATGATAAAGGATTTTTATGGAAGATCAAAGTAGATTGCACTTTTGCATCAGAAG GTCATCCTTATCATGCTGAAGGACTCACATGCTTGACGATCAACTCTGACTCTAGTCTTGTGCTCACTGGTTCAAACGATGGTTCGGTTCATATTGTCAACATATCAACTGGGAAG TACTCAGAGGAGGCTATCCAATGGCTGCGACAGGAGGAATGGATAATAAGCTTATAA